A region from the Vicia villosa cultivar HV-30 ecotype Madison, WI linkage group LG3, Vvil1.0, whole genome shotgun sequence genome encodes:
- the LOC131657458 gene encoding uncharacterized protein LOC131657458 gives MKILSWNCRGLSNPRAIPNLRQLTQKHHPDVLFLSETLAKKQKLESVRVTLKFDSCLTVDVVGRSGGLAVLWKYTVTCNVVNYSRNFINLVVQDEVKEDWRLTCYYGFPERHRRSDAWNMLRELRDLSSAPWCVIGDFNDLLSQQDKIGLHPHPNWLCTGFREAVTDCNLLDLPLEGHQFTWSKSRGSEHAIEERLDRGLVTQDWLDMFPEAKLFKLLASHSDHSPILLQCEPPQPSRRKNYSFRFENAWLKEDDLNDIVSKGWNFDEQGGVLKRISNCAAELSKWNKLKFSQQYKDINLHMAAIEAA, from the coding sequence ATGAAGATCCTAAGCTGGAATTGCCGGGGCTTGAGCAACCCGCGTGCAATTCCAAATCTACGTCAGCTCACTCAGAAGCATCACCCTGATGTTTTGTTTCTCTCCGAAACGTTGGCGAAAAAACAGAAGCTTGAGAGTGTCCGTGTCACTTTAAAATTTGACTCTTGTTTAACCGTTGACGTCGTCGGAAGGAGCGGAGGTTTGGCGGTGTTGTGGAAATATACTGTTACGTGCAATGTTGTTAACTATTCTAGAAACTTTATCAACTTAGTTGTGCAAGATGAAGTGAAGGAGGATTGGCGCCTTACTTGTTATTATGGTTTTCCGGAGAGACACCGACGAAGTGACGCATGGAATATGTTGCGAGAGCTGCGTGATTTGTCTAGTGCCCCTTGGTGTGTTATCGGTGATTTTAATGATCTTCTTTCACAACAAGATAAGATTGGCCTTCATCCTCACCCGAATTGGCTGTGTACTGGTTTTCGTGAAGCGGTTACCGATTGCAATCTTTTGGACCTTCCGTTAGAAGGCCATCAATTTACTTGGAGCAAAAGTCGAGGGTCTGAGCATGCTATTGAGGAACGCTTGGACCGGGGTCTCGTTACTCAAGATTGGTTGGATATGTTCCCAGAGGCTAAATTGTTTAAGTTGCTGGCTTCACACTCAGACCATAGCCCCATTCTGCTGCAATGTGAACCACCCCAACCGTCACGCCGCAAGAATTATTCTTTCAGGTTCGAAAACGCGTGGCTGAAGGAAGATGATCTGAACGATATTGTTAGTAAAGGGTGGAATTTTGATGAACAAGGTGGAGTTCTAAAGCGTATTAGCAATTGTGCGGCGGAACTTTCGAAGTGGAATAAGCTAAAGTTCTCTCAGCAGTATAAAGATATTAATCTCCATATGGCAGCCATAGAAGCCGCTTGA